In Rahnella variigena, one DNA window encodes the following:
- a CDS encoding fimbrial protein — translation MHTTKQVLRNLTSLIKLTLLGMAINSFSSLAHAGSAICSPEDGAGANYENFLQEDIPASDNERGKKYEKNMNGGMQNYTISCNCTDSDATSSGGVLLMYTVKTALPKGTEPGYYKINDHIDVKAMLDLPPATGIAVPTTKTLGDATHHTDANNNGVCAQQSTRASLNIGSQGSLTFYISTPFIGEVDIPRTEIAEVYLSSGTAIVTAPPLGPPVARVYISGKLTVPQSCEINKGETITVNFGAIAASKFITLNQPPKGHIPTTFNITYDCTANGLPQIPTGTQLAMLLKGDDLADQYTLIARRRPSDNLPDIGIRVENAGGTAIPFESGNLPMNQNGMGNISMTAYPINLIGGSLDTGEFSGMATLKIDIR, via the coding sequence ATGCACACAACAAAACAGGTTTTGCGCAACCTGACATCGTTAATAAAGCTTACCCTGCTGGGAATGGCCATCAATAGTTTTTCATCCCTTGCACACGCGGGATCAGCGATATGCTCGCCGGAAGATGGCGCTGGCGCGAATTATGAAAATTTTCTTCAGGAAGATATTCCCGCATCTGATAATGAGAGAGGGAAGAAGTATGAAAAAAACATGAATGGTGGGATGCAAAATTACACCATCAGTTGCAATTGTACCGACAGTGATGCCACCAGCAGCGGCGGGGTTTTACTGATGTACACCGTAAAAACCGCCTTGCCTAAGGGAACTGAGCCGGGATATTACAAAATTAACGACCACATTGATGTCAAGGCAATGCTCGATCTGCCTCCGGCAACAGGTATCGCTGTACCGACAACAAAAACACTCGGTGATGCCACGCATCACACCGATGCAAATAATAATGGCGTTTGTGCTCAGCAAAGTACCCGTGCCAGCCTGAATATTGGCTCTCAAGGCTCATTAACTTTTTATATCAGCACACCTTTTATCGGCGAAGTGGACATACCAAGAACCGAGATTGCTGAAGTTTATTTGTCATCGGGCACGGCCATAGTGACCGCCCCTCCGCTTGGTCCGCCTGTTGCCCGCGTCTACATCAGCGGAAAACTGACCGTACCGCAAAGCTGTGAAATCAATAAAGGTGAAACGATTACGGTCAATTTCGGTGCTATCGCCGCCAGTAAATTTATCACTCTAAATCAGCCACCTAAGGGCCATATTCCCACAACATTTAACATTACGTATGACTGCACAGCAAATGGATTGCCTCAGATACCGACCGGCACACAGCTTGCCATGCTGTTGAAAGGTGACGATCTGGCAGATCAATACACGCTGATAGCGAGACGCCGACCTTCTGACAATCTACCCGATATTGGAATTCGCGTTGAAAATGCCGGCGGTACAGCGATACCTTTTGAATCGGGAAATTTACCTATGAATCAAAATGGTATGGGGAATATCTCAATGACGGCTTACCCGATTAATCTGATTGGGGGCAGTCTGGATACCGGTGAATTCAGTGGCATGGCGACCTTGAAAATAGATATCCGATAA
- the pbpC gene encoding penicillin-binding protein 1C gives MISFSAFSKSTKRLLQNIAMAVFLLALIVLACRLWPHPPLSQGQPFSSAYYDRQGILMRITLANDDRYRLWTPLEQVSPLAVKGLLLHEDRSFYYNPGFNPFSLMRGFWRSYVTGGKMQGGSTITMQLARMHWHLNTRTPAGKIMQVLRAVQLELSYSKHDILEAYLNAAPYGRNIESIGAASLIYFNKAPKDLTLPEALTLAVLPQSPSYRIDPKTGILGAALTQARNRLFQRWQAHYETDSSQISLFRLPLALRQPEQMPYIAPHLIEQLRQQNQHLAGTDTRTDTTIDAGLQRLIERQVNAFITRNESRGIHNAAVLLVDTRDMGVRSLVGSADYYNRDIQGQVNGTNAKRSPGSALKPFIYALGMEQGVLHPMTILKDVPSAFGAYAPENFDRRFLGPVTATDALNFSRNIPAVYVASQLRQPTFYQFLRLSGVADMSSENHYGLSLVLGGGEVTMQELAKLYALLANRGVLQPLRMQKTDAQQTTSVRLLSEEASFMTLDMLRQHRRPGDTLAQAPSSLPVYWKTGTSWGFRDAWSVGIFGPYVLVVWEGNFDSKGNNVFVGADAAAPLFFNIIDSITASYPALQEPKRPFPKGLKRVDICLASGNLPTPWCQQKGKTWFIPGKSPIKVDTVYRPVRLDKLSGEVACPPYEEDETRTEVFEFWPSDLANVFAQAGLPKRKPPVNHCKDEGVDVSGNPPRITSPLKNTTYTLRQSQQGRDRISFNAVTDADSKTVYWFVDDIYLGSSASKTAIDWQPINNGQYRIRAVDDHGRADSRLVSIEIVN, from the coding sequence ATGATTTCCTTTTCCGCGTTTTCTAAATCCACTAAACGGCTGCTGCAAAATATCGCAATGGCCGTTTTTTTACTGGCGCTGATCGTACTGGCATGCCGGCTCTGGCCCCATCCGCCACTTTCTCAGGGACAGCCTTTTTCCTCCGCCTATTACGACCGGCAGGGCATTCTGATGCGCATCACGCTGGCTAACGATGACCGTTACCGATTGTGGACGCCGCTGGAACAGGTTTCTCCGCTGGCGGTGAAAGGGCTTCTGCTGCATGAAGATCGCAGTTTTTACTACAATCCTGGCTTCAATCCGTTCAGCCTGATGCGTGGCTTCTGGCGCAGTTATGTGACAGGCGGGAAAATGCAGGGCGGTTCAACCATCACCATGCAGCTGGCGCGTATGCACTGGCATCTGAATACCCGCACGCCGGCGGGCAAAATCATGCAGGTTCTGCGTGCGGTACAACTTGAACTGAGTTACTCCAAACATGACATTCTCGAAGCCTATCTGAACGCCGCGCCTTATGGCCGTAACATTGAGAGTATCGGCGCAGCCAGTCTGATCTATTTCAACAAAGCGCCGAAAGACCTGACGTTACCCGAAGCGCTGACGCTGGCGGTTTTGCCACAATCACCGAGTTATCGTATTGACCCTAAGACCGGTATCTTGGGCGCGGCGCTGACGCAGGCGCGTAACCGGCTTTTCCAGCGCTGGCAGGCACATTATGAAACTGACAGCAGCCAGATCTCTTTGTTCAGATTGCCGCTGGCGCTGCGTCAGCCGGAGCAGATGCCCTATATTGCACCGCATTTAATTGAACAGCTTCGTCAGCAGAATCAGCACCTTGCCGGTACAGACACCCGGACAGACACCACGATTGACGCCGGCTTGCAGCGGCTGATTGAGCGGCAGGTCAATGCGTTTATCACCCGCAATGAAAGTCGCGGCATTCATAATGCGGCTGTTTTGCTGGTCGATACCCGGGACATGGGGGTGCGATCGCTGGTGGGATCCGCCGATTACTACAACCGCGATATTCAGGGACAGGTAAACGGCACCAACGCGAAACGCTCACCGGGCTCGGCGCTCAAACCGTTTATTTACGCACTGGGAATGGAGCAGGGGGTGTTGCATCCGATGACTATTCTCAAAGACGTGCCTTCTGCTTTTGGTGCTTATGCGCCGGAAAATTTCGACCGCCGTTTTCTCGGTCCGGTGACCGCAACCGATGCCCTGAACTTCAGCCGTAATATTCCCGCCGTGTATGTTGCATCGCAGCTGCGCCAGCCGACGTTTTATCAGTTTCTCCGGCTTTCCGGCGTGGCGGATATGTCCAGTGAAAACCATTACGGTCTGTCGCTGGTGCTGGGCGGCGGAGAAGTGACGATGCAGGAGCTGGCAAAACTGTATGCGTTACTGGCGAACCGCGGTGTGTTGCAACCACTGCGGATGCAGAAAACTGATGCGCAACAGACAACGTCCGTACGTTTGCTCAGTGAAGAAGCCAGTTTCATGACGCTGGATATGCTTCGTCAGCACCGCCGTCCGGGGGATACGCTGGCTCAGGCACCGTCTTCGTTGCCGGTTTACTGGAAAACGGGCACCTCGTGGGGCTTTCGCGATGCGTGGAGCGTCGGGATTTTCGGCCCTTATGTCCTGGTGGTCTGGGAGGGTAATTTCGACAGTAAAGGTAATAACGTTTTTGTCGGTGCCGATGCTGCCGCACCGTTGTTCTTCAATATTATCGACAGTATTACCGCCAGCTATCCTGCATTACAGGAGCCAAAACGACCCTTCCCTAAAGGGCTGAAACGGGTGGATATCTGCCTCGCCAGCGGGAATTTACCGACGCCATGGTGCCAGCAAAAAGGCAAAACCTGGTTTATTCCCGGTAAGTCGCCGATCAAAGTGGATACTGTTTACCGTCCTGTACGTCTCGATAAACTGAGCGGTGAAGTCGCCTGCCCGCCTTATGAGGAAGACGAAACCCGTACGGAAGTGTTTGAGTTCTGGCCATCGGACCTGGCCAATGTCTTTGCGCAGGCCGGATTACCAAAGCGGAAACCGCCGGTGAATCACTGCAAAGATGAGGGCGTGGACGTGAGTGGTAATCCGCCGCGCATCACGTCACCGCTGAAAAACACCACGTATACGCTGCGTCAGTCCCAGCAGGGGCGTGACCGGATTTCATTTAATGCGGTGACCGATGCGGACAGTAAAACGGTGTACTGGTTTGTCGATGATATCTATCTGGGAAGCTCCGCCAGTAAAACCGCCATTGACTGGCAGCCTATCAATAACGGGCAATACCGTATCCGCGCGGTAGATGATCATGGCCGCGCGGACAGCCGGTTAGTGAGTATTGAGATTGTGAACTGA
- a CDS encoding MG2 domain-containing protein, with product MDLLKFLLRLPFTLIKGILRVLAFVLGLLGRIFKPIVGNIDWRAPVWWTAMSGWLKRGFARLEGGVDKYPKAISLAILVLLCAAGAGVYGWHWWLNRPQPIEPAPMVYQDTSVRISGPEAINYAAQKPAPQQAIFNFRNSVAPITDVGKVVEKGIALKPAAEGEWKWVSGYTLVFTPKNPLPMGTQYEVNFSPDVLLAPQIKLAKTRYEFTAPAFGYQLGQAEYYQDPQDPQKRSAIFNVKFNAPVDVTSFEKQISLGLTEGKAKTESKLNYSVVYDQKKLNAWVHSEPLKSLDHGGSVRVTIGEGVKASVPSAPTTQARNGVVSVPTLYSLMVNEASAQVVDADGAKGQRALIVGFSDAVKNKDIRQAVKVWLLPQHNPNDQDEAKGPDDYASWEVDSVENNVLAQSTPLNIQLNDAESDYQPQFSFRFDAPAHRAMLVEIDNILTSSGGYKMPEKVYRIVAVPDYPKSLQFMSQGSLLSVNGDKQISVAARNVPGMRLDIKRVIPDQLQHIVSFKSRQYSSAEFNRLNDEYFTEHFKYQTAVNNDKPGEVNYQGVDLSRYLSTDPTSHRGVFLLTLSEWDPKKKEVKPEADDDGNIYQDEDQSGDEAPVGDSRFVVVTDLGIIAKRSQDKTRDVFVQSIHSGTPVANAKVSVIAKNGVTLLTQITGDDGHVRFPALDVYTSERQPVMFLVEKEGDVSFLPADRNNDRGLDFSRFEVDGEITPNDPRTLSSYLFSDRGVYRPGDTFNIGLITRAADWSNGLAGVPVRAEIHDPRDKLMSTIPLTLGASGFNELSYTTDDNSPTGEWNVYLYLIGKDNESSTLLGHTSVNVKEFEPDQLKVKLQLTPERKQGWVKPSELQANIDVQNLFGTPAQDRRVTSKLTLRPMYPSFDQFPDYAFYENRQNSDGFETELEDRTTDEKGTATIPLDLKSYADATYQLQLLSEAFVAGGGRSVAATARVLVSPYDYLIGVKADGDLGYITHNAVRHLNVIAVDPSLNKIALPDLKVALVEQKYISVLTKQDSGVYKYQSKMKEVQLSEQPLSLTAQGNNLTLATDKPGDFVLVVEDVKGNVLNRIGYTVAGNANLSRSLDRNAELKLKLNQAQYQPGEEIEVAVNAPYTGSGLITIEKDKVYSWQWFHTDTTSSVQKIRVPAGMEGNGYINVQFVRDVNSDEIFMSPLSYGVMPFKISTKARQNTLEVEAPEVIKPGENLAMTVTTDGPQQVALFAVDEGILQVARYRLKDPLEYFFRKRELGVESSQILDLILPEFSKLMQLAAAPGGDAGEGLDLNVNPFKRKRDKPVAYWSGITEVNGRKQFDYQVPDYFNGKIRVMAISVTPDKIGKAQTSATVRDNFIMTPNVPSMVAPGDEFDVSVGVSNNLEGLNGKSIPVAIHLSVPPQLEVVGKAEQSLSLAEKREGVINFRLRAKALPGDAPLVFDATYGDKVSRRTISTSVRPAMPFRTQSVMGRMSGSSQNVDNLRQMFDAYAVRTAAVSNSPLVLTRGLSQYLADYPYYCSEQIVSRSVPLILGTLHPEMKGEQSQAESSKQLKDMLGVLRSRQNDSGAIGLWRSSPQTDPFVTPYVVQYLLEAKAAGVALPAGMLEEANSALRELAANQNDDLYTLRLRAWAVYLLTRQGEITTSSLASVQDTLQQRYPDTWKTDLSAMYLASSYRLLKMDDEANTLLQPTWKQLSKAYDKAWWTQSYFDPLVQDATRLYLITRHFPEKVSAIPPQVLENMVKALKEERYTTYSSAMSILALESYSAEVAAQATAPDALKITQLSKTKNVQPQQISQVQGLFAKANFTADAQALRIENGNDAPAWYVVTQAGYDLSAPKKAISRGLEITRDYTDEKGNAVTQVTLGQKINVHLKVRANSQEGQDNLAIVDLLPGGFEVVQQTPPEPESDSSDENSDAEASASWQSPLAASGSTWAPDYSDIREDRVVIYGSASTDVQEFVYQIKATNTGSFVIPPAYGEAMYDRDVQALSVSDKKLVVVPADEAAVAKK from the coding sequence ATGGATTTATTAAAATTCTTACTTCGTCTGCCTTTTACATTGATAAAAGGCATCCTGCGCGTGCTGGCCTTTGTATTGGGTCTGCTGGGCCGCATTTTTAAACCGATTGTCGGCAATATCGACTGGCGTGCGCCTGTCTGGTGGACGGCAATGTCCGGCTGGCTTAAGCGTGGTTTTGCGCGTCTTGAAGGCGGAGTAGATAAGTACCCCAAAGCCATCAGTCTGGCGATTCTGGTTTTGCTGTGCGCCGCGGGTGCGGGCGTTTATGGCTGGCACTGGTGGCTCAACCGGCCGCAGCCGATCGAACCGGCGCCGATGGTTTATCAGGATACCAGCGTGCGCATCAGCGGCCCCGAAGCCATTAATTACGCGGCGCAAAAACCTGCACCGCAGCAGGCGATTTTCAATTTCCGTAACTCCGTCGCGCCAATTACCGACGTGGGCAAAGTGGTCGAAAAAGGGATAGCCCTGAAACCGGCCGCCGAAGGTGAGTGGAAATGGGTGAGCGGCTACACCTTAGTCTTCACCCCGAAAAATCCGCTGCCGATGGGCACCCAATATGAAGTGAATTTCTCGCCTGACGTCCTGCTCGCGCCGCAAATCAAGCTGGCGAAAACCCGTTATGAATTCACCGCTCCGGCGTTCGGTTATCAGCTGGGGCAAGCCGAGTACTATCAGGATCCGCAAGACCCGCAAAAACGCAGCGCGATTTTTAACGTTAAGTTCAACGCGCCGGTGGATGTCACCAGTTTTGAAAAACAGATTTCGCTTGGCCTGACCGAAGGCAAAGCCAAAACTGAGTCGAAACTCAATTATTCCGTGGTCTACGACCAGAAGAAACTCAATGCCTGGGTGCATTCCGAACCGCTGAAATCGCTCGACCACGGCGGTTCCGTGCGGGTGACCATTGGCGAAGGCGTGAAAGCGTCCGTCCCTTCTGCACCGACCACACAGGCACGAAATGGCGTGGTGTCTGTGCCGACGCTTTACAGCCTGATGGTTAACGAAGCCAGCGCGCAGGTGGTGGATGCCGACGGCGCGAAAGGTCAGCGTGCGCTGATCGTCGGCTTCAGCGATGCGGTCAAAAACAAAGATATCCGCCAGGCGGTCAAAGTCTGGTTACTGCCACAGCACAATCCAAACGATCAGGATGAAGCCAAAGGCCCGGATGATTACGCCAGCTGGGAAGTCGACAGCGTGGAAAATAACGTCCTCGCGCAGTCTACGCCGCTGAACATTCAGCTGAATGACGCCGAAAGTGATTATCAGCCACAGTTCAGTTTCCGATTTGATGCGCCAGCACACCGCGCCATGCTGGTGGAAATCGACAATATTCTGACTTCTTCCGGTGGCTACAAAATGCCGGAAAAAGTGTACCGCATCGTCGCGGTGCCTGATTATCCAAAATCCCTGCAATTTATGTCGCAAGGCTCACTGCTGTCGGTCAACGGTGACAAGCAAATCAGCGTCGCGGCACGCAACGTGCCGGGCATGCGTCTGGATATCAAACGGGTGATCCCAGACCAGCTGCAACACATCGTGTCGTTCAAAAGTCGCCAGTATTCTTCGGCGGAATTTAACCGACTCAATGACGAGTATTTTACCGAGCACTTTAAATACCAGACCGCGGTAAACAACGATAAGCCGGGTGAAGTGAATTATCAGGGCGTCGACCTCTCGCGTTATCTCTCCACCGATCCGACATCACATCGCGGCGTTTTCCTGCTGACGCTGTCGGAATGGGATCCGAAGAAGAAAGAAGTGAAACCCGAAGCGGATGATGACGGCAATATCTATCAGGACGAAGATCAGAGCGGGGATGAAGCGCCGGTTGGGGATTCGCGCTTTGTCGTGGTCACCGATTTGGGGATTATTGCCAAGCGTTCGCAGGATAAAACCCGTGATGTGTTTGTGCAGTCGATTCACAGTGGCACGCCGGTGGCAAACGCAAAAGTCTCTGTCATCGCTAAAAACGGTGTGACGTTGCTGACCCAAATCACCGGTGACGACGGCCACGTGCGTTTCCCTGCGCTGGACGTCTATACCAGTGAGCGCCAGCCGGTGATGTTCCTGGTCGAAAAAGAAGGCGATGTGTCCTTCCTGCCTGCTGACAGAAATAACGACCGCGGCCTCGATTTCTCCCGTTTTGAGGTCGATGGTGAAATTACCCCGAACGACCCGCGTACGCTGAGCAGTTATCTGTTCTCCGATCGCGGCGTTTATCGTCCGGGCGATACCTTCAATATCGGTCTGATCACCCGCGCCGCCGACTGGAGCAACGGACTGGCTGGTGTACCGGTGCGTGCCGAAATCCATGATCCGCGCGACAAGCTGATGAGTACCATCCCGCTGACGCTGGGTGCCAGCGGTTTCAATGAGCTGAGTTATACCACTGACGATAATTCTCCGACCGGTGAATGGAACGTCTATTTGTATCTGATCGGCAAAGACAACGAGTCTTCCACCTTGCTGGGCCATACCTCGGTAAACGTTAAAGAATTCGAGCCGGATCAGCTGAAGGTGAAACTGCAACTGACGCCGGAGCGTAAACAAGGCTGGGTGAAACCGTCAGAACTGCAGGCCAATATCGACGTGCAGAACCTGTTTGGTACGCCAGCGCAGGACCGCCGTGTGACCTCGAAACTGACGCTGCGCCCGATGTATCCGAGCTTCGATCAGTTCCCGGATTACGCATTCTACGAGAACCGCCAGAACAGCGACGGTTTCGAAACGGAACTGGAAGACCGCACAACCGATGAAAAAGGTACGGCGACTATTCCGCTGGATCTGAAATCTTACGCTGACGCGACCTATCAGCTGCAACTGCTTTCCGAGGCGTTCGTGGCCGGTGGCGGGCGTTCGGTGGCCGCAACGGCGCGGGTGCTGGTGTCACCTTATGACTATCTGATTGGGGTAAAAGCTGACGGTGATTTGGGATACATCACCCATAACGCGGTCCGTCACCTGAACGTGATTGCGGTCGATCCTTCGCTGAATAAGATTGCGTTACCGGATCTGAAAGTCGCGCTCGTCGAGCAGAAATATATCTCTGTGCTGACCAAACAGGATTCCGGCGTTTACAAATATCAGTCGAAAATGAAAGAAGTACAGCTGTCGGAACAGCCTCTGTCGCTGACGGCGCAGGGCAATAACCTGACGCTGGCGACGGATAAACCGGGTGATTTCGTGCTGGTGGTGGAAGATGTCAAGGGCAACGTGCTGAACCGTATTGGCTACACTGTGGCCGGTAACGCCAACCTGAGCCGTTCGCTGGACAGAAATGCCGAGCTGAAACTGAAACTCAATCAGGCGCAATACCAGCCGGGTGAGGAAATCGAAGTGGCTGTTAACGCGCCTTACACCGGCAGCGGGCTGATCACCATCGAGAAAGACAAAGTCTACAGCTGGCAGTGGTTCCATACTGATACCACCAGTTCTGTGCAGAAAATCCGCGTGCCTGCGGGTATGGAAGGGAACGGATACATCAACGTGCAGTTTGTGCGTGATGTGAATTCCGATGAAATCTTTATGAGCCCGCTGAGCTACGGCGTGATGCCGTTCAAAATCAGCACCAAAGCGCGCCAGAATACTCTTGAAGTCGAAGCGCCTGAAGTGATTAAACCTGGCGAAAATCTGGCCATGACGGTGACAACTGACGGCCCGCAACAGGTGGCGCTGTTTGCTGTTGATGAGGGGATTTTGCAGGTGGCACGTTATCGCCTGAAAGATCCGCTGGAATACTTCTTCCGCAAACGCGAACTGGGCGTGGAAAGCTCACAAATCCTGGATCTTATTCTACCGGAGTTCAGCAAACTGATGCAGCTTGCGGCTGCCCCGGGCGGTGACGCGGGTGAAGGGCTGGATCTGAACGTCAATCCATTCAAACGCAAGCGTGATAAGCCTGTGGCTTACTGGTCAGGGATTACCGAAGTCAACGGCAGGAAGCAGTTCGATTATCAGGTACCGGATTACTTCAACGGTAAAATCCGCGTGATGGCGATTTCCGTGACGCCGGACAAAATCGGTAAAGCGCAGACGTCTGCGACCGTGCGCGACAACTTCATTATGACGCCGAACGTGCCGTCAATGGTGGCACCGGGTGATGAGTTTGACGTCAGCGTGGGAGTCAGCAATAACCTTGAAGGGCTGAACGGTAAAAGCATTCCGGTCGCGATTCACCTGAGTGTGCCACCACAGCTGGAAGTGGTGGGTAAAGCCGAACAGAGCCTGTCGCTGGCCGAAAAACGTGAAGGTGTGATTAACTTCCGTCTGCGCGCCAAAGCCTTGCCGGGCGATGCGCCGCTGGTGTTTGACGCGACGTATGGCGATAAAGTCAGCCGCCGGACCATCAGTACCTCAGTGCGTCCGGCAATGCCGTTCCGCACGCAGTCAGTGATGGGACGCATGAGCGGCAGCAGTCAGAACGTCGATAATCTGCGTCAGATGTTTGACGCCTACGCGGTGCGCACAGCAGCAGTGTCTAACTCGCCGCTGGTGCTGACCCGCGGGCTGTCACAGTATCTGGCTGATTATCCTTATTACTGTTCTGAACAGATTGTCAGCCGCTCGGTCCCGCTGATCCTCGGCACTCTTCATCCTGAAATGAAAGGTGAACAAAGTCAGGCGGAAAGCAGTAAGCAGCTGAAAGATATGCTGGGAGTGCTGCGTTCACGTCAGAATGACAGCGGCGCGATTGGCCTGTGGCGTTCGTCGCCGCAAACCGATCCGTTCGTCACGCCTTACGTGGTGCAATATCTGCTGGAAGCCAAAGCCGCGGGCGTTGCATTGCCAGCCGGTATGCTGGAGGAGGCCAATTCGGCACTGCGCGAACTGGCAGCGAATCAGAATGATGATTTATATACGCTACGTCTGCGCGCATGGGCGGTGTATCTGCTGACGCGTCAGGGTGAAATCACCACCAGTTCGCTGGCCTCGGTACAAGACACCTTGCAGCAGCGTTATCCGGACACCTGGAAAACCGATCTGAGTGCGATGTATCTGGCGTCGTCTTATCGTCTGCTGAAAATGGATGATGAAGCGAATACGCTGTTGCAGCCAACCTGGAAGCAACTGAGCAAGGCGTATGACAAAGCCTGGTGGACGCAAAGTTACTTTGATCCGCTGGTGCAGGACGCGACGCGGCTGTATCTGATCACCCGTCACTTCCCGGAAAAAGTCTCCGCTATTCCGCCGCAGGTGCTGGAGAATATGGTCAAAGCGCTGAAAGAGGAACGTTATACGACGTATTCCTCTGCGATGAGCATTCTGGCGCTGGAGAGTTATTCCGCCGAGGTGGCGGCGCAGGCAACGGCACCGGATGCGCTGAAAATCACCCAGTTAAGCAAAACCAAAAATGTGCAACCGCAGCAGATTTCACAGGTTCAGGGGTTGTTTGCTAAAGCGAATTTCACCGCCGATGCACAGGCGCTTCGTATTGAAAACGGCAACGATGCGCCCGCCTGGTACGTGGTGACACAGGCCGGTTATGACCTGTCTGCGCCGAAGAAAGCCATTTCACGTGGTCTGGAAATCACCCGCGATTACACGGATGAAAAAGGCAATGCGGTCACTCAGGTGACACTGGGGCAGAAGATCAATGTGCATCTGAAAGTCCGCGCTAATTCGCAGGAAGGACAGGACAATCTGGCGATTGTCGATTTGCTGCCGGGCGGTTTTGAAGTGGTTCAGCAAACGCCACCGGAGCCGGAGTCTGACAGCAGTGATGAAAACAGTGATGCAGAAGCGTCGGCCTCCTGGCAGTCACCGCTGGCGGCATCGGGTTCAACATGGGCACCGGATTACAGTGATATTCGTGAAGACAGAGTGGTGATCTACGGCAGCGCAAGCACCGATGTGCAGGAGTTTGTGTATCAGATCAAAGCCACCAACACCGGCAGTTTTGTGATCCCGCCAGCTTACGGTGAAGCAATGTATGACCGCGACGTTCAGGCGCTTTCCGTCAGTGATAAAAAACTGGTGGTCGTGCCGGCTGACGAAGCGGCTGTTGCTAAAAAATAA
- the greB gene encoding transcription elongation factor GreB, protein MKTKLITREGYDKLKTELDFLWREERPEVTKKVTWAASLGDRSENADYQYNKKRLREIDRRIRYLTKCLEQLRIVDYSPQQDGKVFFGAWVEVENDDGDIKRFRIVGYDEIFGRKDYISIDSPMARALLKKEVGDSLVVTTPAGDATWYVNEIDYGK, encoded by the coding sequence ATGAAAACGAAACTGATTACCCGTGAAGGCTACGACAAGCTCAAAACTGAGCTCGATTTCCTGTGGCGTGAAGAGCGCCCGGAAGTGACCAAAAAAGTGACCTGGGCCGCAAGCCTGGGCGATCGCAGCGAGAATGCCGATTATCAGTACAACAAGAAACGGCTGCGCGAAATCGACCGCCGTATCCGCTATCTGACCAAATGTCTGGAACAGCTGCGCATCGTCGATTATTCGCCGCAGCAGGACGGCAAAGTGTTCTTTGGCGCCTGGGTGGAAGTCGAAAACGACGACGGCGACATCAAGCGTTTTCGCATTGTCGGCTATGACGAAATTTTTGGCCGCAAAGACTACATTTCTATCGATTCCCCGATGGCACGCGCCCTGCTGAAAAAAGAAGTCGGCGACAGTCTGGTGGTGACCACGCCAGCCGGCGACGCGACCTGGTACGTCAATGAGATTGACTACGGGAAATGA